The sequence below is a genomic window from Anaerolineales bacterium.
CGCCGGGGGTGATTTTAGCCGGCATCCATTGAATTATCAAAAATCACTGGATCCCGGCTTCGAACCCCGCTTCCCCCGCTTCCCCCGGCATAGAGCATGCCGAGGGCGGGCGCGAGGGCGGGCGCGGGGGAGCCGCGCCGGGATAAAAAAAACAAGAACATCGATACTCTTTTTTGAGTTTTTTTCCATGGGATTAGACAGCCTGAGCAGGTACCAATATCCATATGTGGGAATTTTACTGGGAGGAAGCATGAGGAAACATAAATTCCTATCCAAGCTGGGTTGGTTGGGTTTATTTTTACTTGTGGCATGGGCTTGCATAGGGGGCGCCTCAACCCCTTTCTCGACCATGACGGCCATTCCGCCGACAGCAACGGCCGCTCCCGGCGCAACGGCCCGGCAGGGAGCGGCGGAAACCTCTTCGGCTTCCCTTGATCCGTTCGTCGAACAGCGAGTGACGGAGCTCCTCGCGCAGATGACCCTGGAAGAAAAGATCGGCCAGATGACCCAGCTTGCGAACCAGGATCCGTCGCAGGGTTGGCGGCTTCGTGACCCGCAAGTGGCGAAAGAAGCGCTGCTCGGCGGCGCCTTGGCCGGCGGCGACGGCAATCCGGCCGGAGCCAACACCGCCGAGAACTGGTACGCGATGGTGGAAGCCTATCAGCGGGCGGCACTCTCGACCCGCCTGGGCATTCCGCTCCTGTTCGGGATCGACGCCATGCACGGCAATGCGCACATGACCGGGACGACGATCTTCCCGCACAACGTCGGCCTGGGCGCCACGCGCAACCCGGAACTGATCCGGCAGGTGTGCCAAGTGACCGCGGCCGAGATGAACGCCGCGGGCCTGCGTTGGACCTTCGCCCCGGTCGTCGCCGTCCCGCAAGACGTGCGCTGGGGCCGGACCTACGAGGGCTACGGAGAAGATACCGGACTGGTCGGCCAACTCGGCGCGGCTTGCCTCACGGGATTGCAGGGCGTCGAACTGACCGATCCCAACACCGTCGCGGGAACCCCGAAGCACTTTTTGGGCGACGGCGGCACGGCCTACGGCAGTTCGACCCAAAATATCTATCGGCCGTTCCTGCTCGACCAAGGCGTGGTCATGCTCGACGACGAAGAGATCGAGGAGCTCTTCCTGCCGCCCTACGAGCAGGCCGTGCGCGGCGGCGCCCGGATCATCATGGTCTCCTATTCGAGCACGCAGTCCGGGGGCAAGATGCACGGCAACCGGCACTGGCTGACCGACGTCCTCAAGACCCGGCTCGGATTCACCGGCTTTATCGTTTCCGACTTCGACGGGATCGACCAGGTTGACTCAGACTACCGGTCGGCGCTCAAGCAGTCGATCAACGCCGGGATCGACATGGTGATGATGTCGGACGATTGGCGGGGATTCCAGTCCGACCTCCGGAGCCTTGTCCTGGGCGGCGAAGTTCCGCAACCTCGGATCGACGATGCCGTAAGAAGGATCCTGCGGGTTAAGTTCGAGATGGGCCTGTTCGAGAATCCGATGCCGCCTTCGGGAAAGTGGGAGAGCGTCGGGTGGGACGCCAACCGCGCCGTGGCCCGCCGGGCGGCGGCCGAATCGGCCGTCCTGCTCAAGACCGGCCCGGGCGTGCTGCCGATCGCGAAATCGGGCGAGACCGTCCTGCTCGCGGGCCGGGGCGCCGACGATATCGGCTTGGCCTCCGGCGGTTGGACCCTGACTTGGCAGGGCCAGCCCGGAAATGTGACCGCTGGCACCACGCTTATGGAAGCTTTGGAGGATCAGCTCGGCGGAAGCCTTTCCTACAGCCCGGACGCCGGCTTCTCCGGAGGCACCCGCGCCGACATCGGCATCGTCGTGGTTGCGGAGCCGCCTTACGCCGAGGGGGTCGGCGATTCCGCCGATCTCCGGCTTCCCACCGATGAGCTGGCCCTTATCCCGAGAATGAAGCCGCTGGTCCGGCGCCTGATCGTGGTGATTTATTCGGGCAGGCCGGTGCTGCTCGGCGGCATCGGCAATCAGGCCGACGCGGTCATCGCCGCCTGGCTGCCCGGA
It includes:
- a CDS encoding glycoside hydrolase family 3 C-terminal domain-containing protein: MRKHKFLSKLGWLGLFLLVAWACIGGASTPFSTMTAIPPTATAAPGATARQGAAETSSASLDPFVEQRVTELLAQMTLEEKIGQMTQLANQDPSQGWRLRDPQVAKEALLGGALAGGDGNPAGANTAENWYAMVEAYQRAALSTRLGIPLLFGIDAMHGNAHMTGTTIFPHNVGLGATRNPELIRQVCQVTAAEMNAAGLRWTFAPVVAVPQDVRWGRTYEGYGEDTGLVGQLGAACLTGLQGVELTDPNTVAGTPKHFLGDGGTAYGSSTQNIYRPFLLDQGVVMLDDEEIEELFLPPYEQAVRGGARIIMVSYSSTQSGGKMHGNRHWLTDVLKTRLGFTGFIVSDFDGIDQVDSDYRSALKQSINAGIDMVMMSDDWRGFQSDLRSLVLGGEVPQPRIDDAVRRILRVKFEMGLFENPMPPSGKWESVGWDANRAVARRAAAESAVLLKTGPGVLPIAKSGETVLLAGRGADDIGLASGGWTLTWQGQPGNVTAGTTLMEALEDQLGGSLSYSPDAGFSGGTRADIGIVVVAEPPYAEGVGDSADLRLPTDELALIPRMKPLVRRLIVVIYSGRPVLLGGIGNQADAVIAAWLPGTEAGTGLADVLLGEKDFTGTTPYTWPKTPNDAPRFGKAACEGAVYPYGYGLRSDGGLLGSAACSAADGAKAAGSNLALRKPVRASSIQQDPALPDPVAPEYAVDGDTGTRWSSAYADPQWIQVDLGDVHEIGRVVLHWEAAYASAFQIQVSDDGAAWTTVYSTDLGYGGVDDLAVSGRGRYIRIYGTARGTPYGYSLWEFEVYGPA